From the genome of Staphylococcus haemolyticus, one region includes:
- a CDS encoding metal ABC transporter ATP-binding protein: protein MNQPVFELKNIDYQFDNKQVLENINIHINKGEFLAIVGPNGAGKSTLLKIILGLLPLQKGEIYIDGKSYKKQNQSALKISYVSQKATAFNAGFPASVKEVVLSGLTKTKKLFQKFNKKDEALVDKVLTRLNINHLINKNIAELSGGQQQRVLIARALISNPSVLVLDEPTNGIDAKHVSEFYETLEKLKDEGITIILVTHDIGVVADTATKVACLNKHLHFHGSTEDFKKLDEVEISKIYGHPIKFVDHQHNRECCEV from the coding sequence ATGAATCAACCTGTTTTTGAATTAAAAAATATCGATTATCAATTTGATAATAAACAAGTTTTAGAAAATATTAATATACACATAAATAAAGGTGAATTTTTAGCAATTGTGGGTCCCAATGGAGCAGGTAAGTCTACTTTACTAAAAATCATATTAGGGTTGCTTCCGTTGCAAAAGGGCGAAATATATATAGATGGTAAATCATATAAAAAGCAAAATCAATCTGCTTTAAAGATAAGTTACGTATCACAAAAAGCTACAGCTTTTAATGCTGGATTTCCAGCAAGTGTTAAAGAAGTGGTACTTAGTGGTCTTACTAAAACTAAAAAGTTATTTCAAAAATTTAATAAAAAAGATGAAGCACTTGTCGATAAAGTTTTAACAAGATTAAATATCAATCATCTTATCAACAAAAATATTGCAGAACTTTCCGGCGGACAACAACAGCGTGTATTAATTGCGAGAGCTTTAATCTCCAATCCTTCTGTCTTAGTTTTAGATGAACCTACAAATGGTATTGATGCAAAACATGTAAGTGAATTTTATGAAACGCTTGAAAAATTAAAAGATGAAGGTATAACGATTATATTAGTAACACATGACATTGGCGTTGTAGCTGATACAGCAACAAAAGTAGCATGCTTAAATAAACATTTACATTTCCATGGATCAACCGAGGACTTCAAAAAACTAGACGAAGTTGAAATTTCTAAAATTTATGGTCACCCCATTAAATTTGTAGATCATCAACATAATAGAGAATGTTGTGAAGTTTAA